From the Macaca nemestrina isolate mMacNem1 chromosome 7, mMacNem.hap1, whole genome shotgun sequence genome, one window contains:
- the LOC105494283 gene encoding acyl-coenzyme A thioesterase 6, with amino-acid sequence MAATLILEPAGRCCWDEPVLITVRGLAPEQRVTLRASLHDEKGALFRAHARYRADARGELDLERAPALGGSFAGLEPMGLLWALEPEKALVRLVKRDVRTPFAVELEVLDGHGPEPGRLLCRAQNKRDFLQPGVRREPVRAGRVRAALFLPPGKGPFPGVIDLFGSGGGLCEYRASLLAGHGFAVLALAYFRFEDLPADLNDVHLEYFEEAVDLMLQHPEVKGPSIGLLGFSKGGDLCLSMASFLKGITATVLINACVANTITPLHYKDMIIPKLVDDLGKVKITKSGFLTFMDTWSNPLEERNHQSLIPLEKAQGPFLFIVGMDDQNWKSEFYAQIASERLQAHGKERPQIICYPETGHCIDPPYFPPSRASVHAVLGEAVFYGGEPKAHSKAQVDAWQQIQTFFHKHLNGKKCVKHSKI; translated from the exons ATGGCAGCGACGCTGATCCTGGAGCCCGCGGGCCGCTGCTGCTGGGACGAGCCCGTGCTCATCACCGTGCGCGGCCTGGCCCCGGAGCAGCGGGTCACGCTGCGCGCGTCCCTGCACGACGAGAAGGGCGCGCTCTTCCGGGCCCACGCGCGCTACCGCGCCGACGCCCGCGGCGAGCTGGACCTGGAGCGCGCGCCCGCGCTGGGCGGCAGCTTCGCGGGGCTCGAGCCCATGGGGCTGCTCTGGGCGTTGGAGCCCGAGAAAGCCTTGGTGCGGCTGGTGAAGCGCGACGTGCGGACGCCCTTCGCCGTGGAGCTGGAAGTGCTGGACGGCCACGGCCCTGAACCCGGGCGGCTGCTGTGCAGGGCGCAGAACAAGCGCGACTTTCTCCAGCCGGGGGTGCGGCGCGAGCCGGTGCGCGCGGGCCGGGTGCGCGCCGCGCTCTTCCTGCCGCCGG GCAAGGGGCCCTTTCCTGGGGTCATTGATCTGTTTGGGAGTGGCGGTGGCCTTTGTGAATACAGGGCCAGCCTCCTGGCCGGACACGGTTTTGCTGTGCTTGCCCTGGCTTATTTCCGATTTGAAGACCTCCCTGCAGATCTGAATGATGTACATCTGGAGTACTTTGAAGAAGCCGTGGACTTGATGCTGCAGCATCCAGAG GTGAAAGGTCCTAGTATTGGGCTTCTTGGATTTTCCAAAGGAGGTGACCTGTGTCTCTCAATGGCTTCTTTCTTGAAGGGCATCACAGCCACTGTTCTTATCAATGCCTGTGTAGCCAACACAATAACTCCTCTACATTACAAGGATATGATTATTCCTAAACTTGTCGATGATCTAGGAAAAGTAAAAATCACTAAGTCAGGATTTCTCACTTTTATGGACACTTGGAGCAATCCCCTGGAGGAACGCAATCACCAAAGTCTTATTCCATTGGAAAAGGCCCAGGGGCCCTTCCTGTTTATTGTTGGCATGGATGATCAAAACTGGAAGAGTGAATTCTACGCTCAGATAGCCTCTGAAAGGCTACAAGCTCACGGGAAAGAAAGACCCCAGATAATCTGTTACCCAGAAACAGGTCACTGTATTGACCCACCTTATTTTCCTCCTTCTAGAGCCTCTGTGCATGCCGTTTTGGGTGAGGCAGTATTCTATGGAGGTGAGCCAAAGGCTCACTCAAAGGCACAGGTAGATGCCTGGCAGCAAATTCAAACTTTCTTCCATAAACATCTCAATGGTAAAAAATGTGTCAAGCACAGCAAAATATAA